Below is a window of Allomuricauda ruestringensis DSM 13258 DNA.
CTTGGTTTTAGGGGATACGGACGACAAAGGGCACCAGCTACGCCCCCATATTGTTTGGTTTGGCGAAATGGTTCCGATGTTGGAAACTGCCGCACAAATCACACAACAGGCCGAAATACTGATTATTGTGGGAACCTCTATGCAAGTGTATCCAGCGGCAAGCTTAATCCATTACGCGCCAAATAAAACCCCGATTTACTTTATAGACCCAAAGCCCAATATTCGTTCATCGGATTTTGAAAACCTTACGGTAATCCCCAAAACAGCAGCAGAGGGAATTCCTGAATTGGTGGAAAAGTTTTTTAATAGTTGGCCCTAGTTTCTTTTGCCCAGGCCACCAATACATTTATTTGCTCCTCGGTCAATTTCGCATCTTCATGGGTCCATGTGTATTCCTTTAAGGGCATTTTTCCCTCTTCCACCTCTTCGATGAGCTCTTCCAGTTTATGGTCCTTTTTTTCAGCATCGTAGTTGGCCCAATCGGAAAAATTAAGATGTTCCTTGCCCTCTTCAATATGGTCTGCCAACCAATAGGAAACCGGAGCAATGTTATTGTACCAAGGATATTTGGTATTGGCGCTATGGCAATCGTAACAGGCCGTTTTCAAAATTTGTTTTACCTCTGTTGGAGGTTGGGTCTCCGTTTCAAACGCAACCACATAATCGCCTTCAGCTACATTTTTTTCAGGTCGGTAAAATTGCATTCCTATCAATACAACCAAAAGAACAATTGCTATTTTTTTTACTATTTTCATCACCTACAGGATTTTAGTAAATATATTGATTTTTTGTGACCGAAGAGGAACTCCATATCAGACTTAGTTCAGGTAGAATATCAAAACTTGAAATAGATGTTTTGGTTCAGCAATTGAGGAAAGAGCCCCAATTGGCCCCGATACTTTATCAAGAAGTTTTATGGGAAGATAAAGAAGGTACTTTTAATGCCAGTTGGAGCTTTGACCATTTGATGCGAAAAGACCCCTCCTTGATCCTCCCCTTTTTTGAAGATTTTGTGAACGATTTGTCAGAATTAAAAACCGAATCTTGTATTAGACCCATTGCACACGTTTGTGAAATGGTCTGCAAAGCCTACTTTAAGAAAAAAGACCCCGTTTTTGTCCAAAATATTACCGACGACCAATTGGAAAAAATAATGACATCCTGTTTTGATTGGCTCATTGGCCCCATGAACATGGCTCCCAAGGTATTTTCCATGACCAGTCTGTATTACTTAGGTTTAAAATTTGATTGGGTACACCCAGAACTCAAACAAGTGTTGGAGGACACTTACGCCACAGGAACCGCGGGCTACAAAAACCGAGCAAAAAAAACTCTGGATAAGTTGGCCAAATTGGGCATCTAAACCACAGCGTTTAAGTATCTTTGATGCTTTCAAAATTTTCTTGACCATGTCGCTGACACAACTAAATGCCATTTCGCCGATTGACGGTAGATATAGAAACAAAACCAAGGCCCTAAAAGACTATTTTTCGGAAGAGGCCCTGATCAAATACCGTGTTCAAGTCGAAATTGAATACTTTATCGCCCTCTGCGAGGTTCCATTGCCGCAATTGGCCGATTTCAACAAAACGCTGTTCCCCGAATTACAAAAAATTTATCAAGAGTTTTCTGCAGAAGATGCACAGGCAATCAAAGATATTGAAAAGACCACCAACCACGATGTTAAAGCCGTGGAGTACTTTATCAAGCAAAAGTTTGATGCATTAAACCTTCAAAAATACAAGGAGTTTATCCACTTTGGGTTGACTTCACAAGATATCAACAATACTGCGATACCTCTATCCATCAAAGAAGCCATGAACAATGTGTACGTGCCTTCTTATTTAGAGGTTTTGGAAAAATTGAAGGAGCTTGCCAAAGCATGGGAAAACATCCCCATGTTGGCAAGAACACACGGACAACCAGCCTCCCCTACCCGTTTGGGCAAGGAAATCGATGTTTTCGTCGTACGTTTTAAGGAGCAGTTCAATTTATTGAACGATATCCCCAGCGCCGCTAAATTCGGTGGAGCTACCGGGAACTACAATGCCCACAAAGTAGCTTATCCAAAAATTGATTGGAGAGCCTTCGGAAAACAATTTGTGCAAGAAAAATTAGGTTTGCACCACTCTTTCCCAACCACTCAAATTGAGCATTACGACCACATGGCCGCTTTGTTTGATTGTTTGAAGCGCATCAACACTATTTTGATTGATTTGGACCGAGATATGTGGACCTATATTTCCATGGATTACTTTAAACAAAAAATCAAAAAAGGGGAAGTGGGTTCATCGGCCATGCCGCACAAGGTAAACCCTATCGATTTTGAGAATTCTGAAGGGAACCTGGGATTGGCCAACGCCATTTTTGAACATTTATCCGCCAAATTGCCAATTTCCAGATTACAGCGCGACCTTACGGACAGTACGGTTCTACGTAATGTTGGAGTGCCATTTGCACACACCTTGGTCGGTTTTCAGTCCACTTTAAAAGGATTGAACAAATTGGTACTGAACCAAGCCAAGTTCGAAAAAGATCTGGAAGACAACTGGGCCGTTGTGGCAGAGGCCATTCAGACCATTTTACGAAGAGAAGGCTATCCAAATCCATACGAAGCATTGAAAGGTTTAACGCGCACCAACGAGAAAATCAATCAAAAATCCATTGCCGATTTTATTGAGACGTTGAATGTCTCCGATACCATAAAAGCCGAGTTAAAGCAAATAACCCCAGCGAATTATACAGGAGTTTAAGTACTTGTCATTCCTGCGAAAGAAGGAATCCAATCATCAATCCATACAACTGTTCCTTCGACTATTGCTCAAGGTAAACTAAACGCGAGAACTTAAGACATCTCGACTGCGCTCGATGTGACACGCGTCTCCTTTCTTTACGCTCACCACCCAGCTTAGAAAAACGAGGAAAAAGTGTCTTCTGAAGGAGAGGAACGACTGAAGAATCTCCTTTCGCAAGAACAAGTACAATTCACAAGTTCAAGAGCAAAAAACATCTGTGTCCATTCGTGAAATCCGTGTCAAACCTTTAACCCTATACAATTGACCTGAAAACCCAACAATTCATCAAGCTAAAAATCGAACCATGCAAGAATCTAACTATCCGTTTATCCTTCTCTATGAATTTCGACTTGATGTGGGTATGGGATTTCGATTCCAGCCTTGTCTAGGGCTAGCTTGCAATTCTCATGGGTTGCAAAATACACATCCCAATAATCATCTGGCTCACAAAAAGGCCTTACCGCAAAATTCACGGAGCTATCTCCCAGTTCCAATACATTTACCGAAGGAGCAGGGTCTTTTAGCACCTTTGGATTGGATGTCAACACCTCCAACAATACTTCTTTGGTCTTTTTGATATCCTCACCGTAGCCCACTCCTATTACGGTATCGACACGCATTTTACCCTCTGCGGTATAGTTGATAATGTTCCCGTTCGCCATGGCACCATTGGGAACAATGGCCAGCCTGTTTTGCGGGGTTACCAACTTTGTGGTAAAGATTTCAATCCCCTTTACTTTTCCCAAAACACCTTGGGCCTCAATCAAATCGCCAATTTTATAAGGCTTAAATATCATAATCAACACACCTCCTGCAAAATTGGAAAGTGAACCCTGCAAAGCCAGCCCAACAGCAAGACCTGCAGCGGCAATCAAGGCTGCAAATGTGGTGACATCGACCCCCAAACGGGAAATAACTATAATGATCAGGAATATTTTTAATGCCCATGAAAAGAGATTCAAGAGAAATGTCTGAAGAGATTGATCATACTTGCTTTTGGACATCACCTTACGCGTACCCTTTATTACCTTTTTCACTACCCACATACCGATAATGTAGATAACAAGTGCCGTAATCAGTTTTGGGCCGAATTCTTTGGCCAGTTCAATACCATAGTCAAACCATTCTTGTGCTTTTTCCATTATGCTAGAGTTTTGTTAGTGTTCTTATTATGAGACACTAAGATACTAAACCAGGTCACGCTTTTGATTTTCCTAAAAAGAAAAAGGGCGACAAATGCCACCCTCCTTCGAAATTTATGATGATTGGTCTTAGCCTTTTAGAAAATCTCCAATCTCACCAAGCCCTTCTCCTTTGTAATCGGATTTTTGTATGGCTTGCATTAATTGAATGATATGTGCGGGATTCATATCCTTACCAAGTACTCGTACTAAGGCAAAGCCTTTATCTTCACTGTCCCCATAAATAATTACTTCATCAATGGCATCCTCATCTCCCAAATATTTGATGACTCCCTTGCCATATTTTGAATTGATCTTCATGAGCTCCACAAATTGATCGCCCTTTAAAATCTCGCGTACTTTTTTCTTCTCAACCTCATACTCCGCTTCATTATCGGCATTCTTTTTAAAGGCCAACAAATTGAATTTACGAAGTGATTCAATTGCTTCTTTCTGGGTTGGGTTCAAATCTTCCTCGTTTAGCTTTAAGATACTTGCAGGAACATCTATGGACAAAAAGTTTGGGTTCTCCGAATTGTCCACATAATACTCTTGCAGGCTTTGCTGCGAAGCACACGAAGCCAGAAGCACTGCTCCGGCCACCAATATGGTTTTAATAATATGTTTCATCTGTT
It encodes the following:
- a CDS encoding DUF4252 domain-containing protein; translated protein: MKHIIKTILVAGAVLLASCASQQSLQEYYVDNSENPNFLSIDVPASILKLNEEDLNPTQKEAIESLRKFNLLAFKKNADNEAEYEVEKKKVREILKGDQFVELMKINSKYGKGVIKYLGDEDAIDEVIIYGDSEDKGFALVRVLGKDMNPAHIIQLMQAIQKSDYKGEGLGEIGDFLKG
- the purB gene encoding adenylosuccinate lyase — encoded protein: MSLTQLNAISPIDGRYRNKTKALKDYFSEEALIKYRVQVEIEYFIALCEVPLPQLADFNKTLFPELQKIYQEFSAEDAQAIKDIEKTTNHDVKAVEYFIKQKFDALNLQKYKEFIHFGLTSQDINNTAIPLSIKEAMNNVYVPSYLEVLEKLKELAKAWENIPMLARTHGQPASPTRLGKEIDVFVVRFKEQFNLLNDIPSAAKFGGATGNYNAHKVAYPKIDWRAFGKQFVQEKLGLHHSFPTTQIEHYDHMAALFDCLKRINTILIDLDRDMWTYISMDYFKQKIKKGEVGSSAMPHKVNPIDFENSEGNLGLANAIFEHLSAKLPISRLQRDLTDSTVLRNVGVPFAHTLVGFQSTLKGLNKLVLNQAKFEKDLEDNWAVVAEAIQTILRREGYPNPYEALKGLTRTNEKINQKSIADFIETLNVSDTIKAELKQITPANYTGV
- a CDS encoding heme-binding domain-containing protein; the protein is MKIVKKIAIVLLVVLIGMQFYRPEKNVAEGDYVVAFETETQPPTEVKQILKTACYDCHSANTKYPWYNNIAPVSYWLADHIEEGKEHLNFSDWANYDAEKKDHKLEELIEEVEEGKMPLKEYTWTHEDAKLTEEQINVLVAWAKETRANY
- a CDS encoding mechanosensitive ion channel family protein, giving the protein MEKAQEWFDYGIELAKEFGPKLITALVIYIIGMWVVKKVIKGTRKVMSKSKYDQSLQTFLLNLFSWALKIFLIIIVISRLGVDVTTFAALIAAAGLAVGLALQGSLSNFAGGVLIMIFKPYKIGDLIEAQGVLGKVKGIEIFTTKLVTPQNRLAIVPNGAMANGNIINYTAEGKMRVDTVIGVGYGEDIKKTKEVLLEVLTSNPKVLKDPAPSVNVLELGDSSVNFAVRPFCEPDDYWDVYFATHENCKLALDKAGIEIPYPHQVEIHREG